A section of the Plasmodium knowlesi strain H genome assembly, chromosome: 3 genome encodes:
- a CDS encoding ubiquinone biosynthesis O-methyltransferase, putative — MHHLVGGFKPCGGKAAHVGKTFLRRQQRNKTFDESERFFFDQMHKEWWNDQAKEKQTWCDILQKIAGGKTYSLHDYNKHRFNFLCKNYEFLFFEKMKKEGLEEKDKKNDITINILDVGCGGGILCEYMRKNIPYFFLKRDIVGRDARCNNVSGRSVHINIEGIDVSSKLIDVARRRQQVEGADYIGMGHLGEENPPHIYSTRKMNPESFNQEKEANSANNQKENNPSNNLNVHINQRYYNCDITDLTKRSKRDGKKYNIVVSSEVIEHVPNGKKEEYVKCISQLCSPEALVVFTTIDKNLMSYLYSIVLAEYVTGMVKKGTHNYDQFIGSDELSELCALFDLQNISTEHAVYIPFVRDYFSTRWLKLLYLSAFVYRGGATLMSG; from the exons ATGCATCACTTAGTGGGAGGGTTTAAACCCTGTGGAGGGAAAGCTGCACATGTGGGTAAGACATTTCTGCGTAGACAACAGCGGAACAAAACCTTCGACGAGAGCGAACGGTTCTTCTTCGACCAGATGCATAAGGAATGGTGGAATGATCAAGCGAAGGAGAAGCAAACATGGTGTGATATACTACAGAAAATCGCAGGGGGGAAGACCTACAGCCTTCACGATTATAACAAGCACAGGTTCAACTTTCTCTGCAAAAATTAtgagttcctttttttcgagaaaatgaaaaaagagggactagaggagaaagacaaaaaaaacgacatcACGATAAACATTCTGGATGTAGGTTGTGGCGGAGGAATATTATGCGAATACATGCGGAAGAACattccctatttttttctcaagaGGGATATAGTAGGGCGAGATGCACGCTGCAATAATGTGTCCGGGAGGAGCGTTCACATAAACATCGAGGGGATTGATGTATCGAGTAAGTTGATAGATGTGGCGCGGAGAAGACAACAAGTTGAAGGAGCAGACTACATTGGCATGGGTCATTTGGGAGAGGAAAATCCTCCCCACATCTACAGcacaagaaaaatgaaccccGAATCATTCAATCAGGAAAAAGAAGCTAACTCGGCGAATAACCAAAAAGAGAACAACCCATCGAACAACTTAAATGTGCACATAAATCAGAGGTACTATAACTGTGACATAACTGACCtaacaaaaagaagtaagagagatggaaaaaaatataacatcgTGGTGTCGTCTGAAGTGATTGAGCATGTTCCTAAtgggaaaaaggaggagtatGTCAAGTGTATCAGTCAGTTATGTTCTCCCGAAGCACTGGTTGTCTTTACAACGATTGATAAAAATTTGATGTCCTACTTGTATTCTATTGTTTTAGCTGAATATGTCACGGGAATGGTGAAAAAG GGCACACACAACTACGACCAGTTTATCGGATCAGACGAGCTGAGCGAACTCTGCGCCCTCTTTGACTTACAGAACATCAGCACAGAGCATGCGGTGTACATCCCCTTTGTGCGAGATTACTTTTCCACGCGTTGGCTCAAGTTGCTTTATTTGTCCGCTTTCGTTTATAGGGGGGGAGCCACCCTGATGAGTGGTTAA
- a CDS encoding mitochondrial import inner membrane translocase subunit TIM14, putative → MWPVVILLFGGGILFAKKGMNYLKNQKINPGGTSFFPSSGFNRSLGNLFLKNDMRGFERNMSKSEAYKILNINPTTNRDRIREVHKQLMLKNHPDNGGSTYIAAKVNEAKDVLLK, encoded by the exons ATGTGGCCCGTTGTTATCCTCCTCTTCGGGGGAGGCATTCTGTTCGCCAAGAAAGGAATGAACTATTTGAAGAATCAGAAGATAAATCCTGGCGGTACAAGTTTCTTCCCATCATCCGGATTTAACAGAAGCTTAGgaaatctttttttaaaaaatgacatgaGGGGGTTTGAGAGAAACATGTCCAAGTCGGAGGCTTACAAAATATTGAATATCAACCCGACTACCAATCGGGACAGAATTAGAGAAGTGCACAAACAGCTGATGTTGAAGAATCATCCGGATAACGGGG GCTCCACCTATATTGCGGCCAAAGTCAACGAAGCGAAGGACGTTTTGCTAAAGTAG